The window TACAATCGCCCATAGCAAAAAAATACAAATAATAAGTGAAATTTCACCAAATTTAAAGGTATTTTTAAGTGAAATTGAAGCAACAAGATTGATTGATAATAACCTATCAAATGCCATAAAATATTCAAACGAGGGTAGCGAAATAAATATTTATTTAAAAAGCGATGATAATTTTGTCATTTTTATAGTTGAAGATTTTGGATGTGGGATAAAAGATGTTGATACTATTTGGCAAAGATACACAAGACAAAACCAATCACAGGGTGGATTTGGATTAGGACTAAATATAGTTATGAAAATTTGCAATAAAAACGATATTTTATATGATGTTAAATCAACCCCTAAAAAAGGATCGATTTTTATTTATAAAATTCCACTCTATGAAGAAAAACTTTTAGATAATATTTAAAAAATATCATTAATTTTTGATTTGGAGTTTTTGTGCATTATGATATATCCAATATGATTATTTTTAAAATCATATAGTTTTTTTGAGTAAAAATAATCATTTTTAAGCTTAATAAAATTTTGATTTTTAAAGTCTATTTTGTCCAAAAAAGGTAAAATATTTAAATTTATATCATTTTTATCAATTATGTTAAAGCCATGAATTTTTATATGTGAGTTTTTAAAACATTC of the Campylobacter ureolyticus ACS-301-V-Sch3b genome contains:
- a CDS encoding sensor histidine kinase, whose amino-acid sequence is MYFVYVSITKPYLEQKKMMNTFFNDAMHELKTPLGVASINLEILETRNKQTHRIKAALKQMKITYEDVEFFIKNDRIKFPKKVLNFSNFLENRIRFSSTIAHSKKIQIISEISPNLKVFLSEIEATRLIDNNLSNAIKYSNEGSEINIYLKSDDNFVIFIVEDFGCGIKDVDTIWQRYTRQNQSQGGFGLGLNIVMKICNKNDILYDVKSTPKKGSIFIYKIPLYEEKLLDNI